From Aegilops tauschii subsp. strangulata cultivar AL8/78 chromosome 5, Aet v6.0, whole genome shotgun sequence:
GAATGCGACACTGACGCTCCGGACTACACTTCCATATGATATAGACGGTACCGCGTTGGAAatcccaaaaaaagaaaaagattcCTCGTGTAGTTAGCTAGAGAACTACACTTCCCTGTCTCGACAACGCGTTGTGCACACGTCTTGTTGTATATTCTCTCCACGAGTAGAGACAGGCACGTGATgtgtggaacatcatcatcagcAACAAAAGAAAAATCTAGCTTTTttcaagaaagaagaaaaatctAGCTAACTCATGTTTGTTTTCCATATGTCACACTTAGTAGTATACTTTTCTACTACCACTTGACATTCGATTACGGTGTCCCTGCCATTCCCATGTCAACAACATCCAACTCACTCACCCCAACGTAAGAGCACGCACACCAGCAGATAGTAGAAAACTAATCACCAACCTGTTTTTGTCCCGTTGACGAAAGTATAGCATCAAAAAGAGGATAACAAGATGGCCTAGTTCCTAATAAAGTAGTGTAATATAAGCCAGCAGACGCTCTCATTCCATCCAGAAAGGGATAAATGAACCTAAAGTTGCGCATTGCAAGCCAGCAGGCAGCAGCACCTTGTGGAGTCTCCCAGGCCAAGTAGACAGAGCAGATGAACCACCGGGAAGCAGAAATTGGGGAAAACATGGCGGCGTTTCTCCCTTGTTGCCTTGCGAACCAGAATGGCAAGGGTACTAGCAGAAAGGAAGCCATGGATTTGATTTTCATCTGCTGTCTGTCTCGTCCATCCATCAACCTAGCTAGTTAGCCAGCTTGGCGTAGCTACTCCCGGTCCCGGACATAAACGTAAGATCAGGGCGCCCTAACCTGTCACGTCACATTAGTGCAAAGGTCCCTCAGTTTTTAGCAATCTAGCTAGCTTGACAGGTTCTGTTAAACTTCCTTTCTTCCCTGTTACAGGCACGACTGTATATATGAACAGAGTTAAAGAAAAAGGGTCCGGGCGATCACGCGAATCGAAACAAAGCCGCCTCGTAACCGTATACGCGCAGCGGTAAAGCACAGGCCGCCGCGTATGGAGCTGGTGAAGAAGAGTCAGTGTGATCGATCCAGGCCGTCGGAGCCCGATCCCACGGCCAGGGTCCGCCCTCTGTTGGCGCGAAATTACCCGGAAGAATTTTTTGATCTGGACCACGTCACACATGTAAGAAGGGGTCCCTGTCCTTCGACTAGCCACAATGGATAATAAGATAGAGTAGTAGCATGCCCAAGTTaatagtctatgttactacctctatagtggggagtaacatatgtgcggtaacatgcaacactttatttattaggctatagactcatcttgccttgatatctgtgatgttactcatactactagtaattaGTTATGTTACGacatgcctctctttcttcatttattgcttggcACATCATTTATTTTATCTAGATATATGTGATGTTACTACTTATATTACTCCCACTGTAGTTAGTTTTCGCCCTTGAATCATCTGTCACAAATGCACCTGTCCATGCATGCAGGTGAGCGAGTGAGTGAGTGCATTCAAACCGGTGTTATGGGTGGGAATGTGTGCGTGTTCCACAGCCCAAAAAAGGACGTAATCCACTTCAATGCAGTCCCTCTTGTGCTGGCTTGTTCCACATTTGCAATTGCCCACTGACATGAGGAATTAGATACAAATGCATGGAGCCGGGGAAGTGGAGGTAATAGCACCCGAGATATCCTAACTTGTACAGAATGTGATGATTTAGTCCCAAACTTGCAAAGCTTGATTCCACCATACCCCAACTTGCACCTCATGTGATGATTTAGTCCCAGGCCAATCACAGCCGACAATTGGCAGCCAGGTGGCTGGACCGGTTAGCGCACACACTTCTGCACAAAACCCCCTGCCGTTTCCTTTAATCAACCCGCACTCACCTGCACCTGAATTAAATCTGTGTCGAATCGAGTTCACGTCCGTTCGAGCTCTATCCCCTTAATAGGCCCCACGCGTGATGATTTTATCCCCAAAGCTGTCTCTGAAGAGGCCCCACGCGTCGTCTTCCCCCAGGCGCCCGATCTCGACGACGTTGTCCGCGGCGCACACATGTCCGGGCTCCTAGTGGACACGACGACCTTCTGGCGCCGGCGGCCCTTCCCGAGCGGCGTCGACGGGCCGACCGCCGCCAGGTCGACGGGCGCCTCCAGCGGCCCGTCGATCAGCAGCAGGAAGCTTTTGCGCGAGAGTTCCGCGAGGATGAGGCAGGCCCGGCTCCGGTCGTCCGCCGACGACATCACGCCGTAGCTGCAGCCCAGGCAGGTGCAGCAGATGCCGAGCTGCACGTCCGTCACCGACCACCTGCTACCCACCTCCAAATAGAGCACGCGGTCGAAGAGGGCGTGGTACGGGCTGGGCTGCCGGAGCGGCGTGAGAAGCGACGTCTTGCCGGCGCCCCGCCGGCCCCAGACCCCCAGCCGGTCGTCGCCGGGGACGTCGCTCTCGAGGAAGTCGTGCATTCTGGTGAGGTGGCTGTCCACGCCTCGCAGGTGGCGGCAGGCCGAGCGCAGCCGGTCCAGCCTCGCCGGACGGCCATGggcgcgcgccgccgcctcctcgagCTTCGCGATGGCCCCTTTGAACGTGATCATGTGGTAGATGATCTTGATTAGGAGCCACATGGTGATACGTACGTACGGGGTTCGACGATCGCGCACGAGAGAACCTCACGCCGCGAGAATCGACTCGACTAGCTATAGCGTACTACAATCTCAGAATATGTAGAATTCATATCAGGAGGGGATCGTATCCAACGCGGACATGGCTTCAACTTCAACTTGTATCACACATGACTTGAATTGCTCCTGAAGCCCTGGTGAGACGAACGCGCGGATGATCTGCCATATTAGGCGCTACTAGCCTGAAGAACTAAAGAGGGGAGAAACTCAGTCAAAATCACTCAAAGTAGCACACTTTGTGGGACGATTGCGAGGAATTTAGGGCGAATTAGGATACGTACTTAGGCCAAGCAGAACATGGGGGCTAGGGTTTATACCTGGTGCAAGATGGATGTCTCTTCCCCATCGGGATCCTGGGCTTTTTATAGCCTTACATTTTGTAGAAAGTAAGAGAAACAGAGACTAAAAATTAAATAGTGCCACAAGTACTCTTCTCGTATTTCAAACAGACAGGAAGACCAGCATTAGCCGCGATGAAGGGCTGTAGTGCATCGAGGCAACTCAACGAAGCAGTAAGTTGCCGTTAGCTGCAGATCCAACAGATGGGACTGTTTGGTTTCTTCAGCTAAGCAGAACGGAGTGTCGATTTCTTCAAAGATCGAAGGGGATGGGGCCTGACATGTGCTATACTTCAGATTCAGAGGGTTACAGGCTCATCGCATACAGGTAAAGAATCGCATTTCCTTTTTAATTTTGACATCagaacatggcatcacaacttcATTCGGGCCAACATACTAACCACGTCAGACAACACGACTACCAAGTACAGCAAACCAACATCACCACATGAGTGAATGCATACTGCAAGCCCACAGTACAACAGAGCTTAAGATGACACGATAGGGGCATTCGACCGTCGTTAGATTATGCCTACCAGTCAAACAATGTAACTGAAACAGCGGCAGCTAGATTATTCAGGTGGATAGAGCTCGAACGGACGTGAACTCGATACAGATTTAATTCAGGTGGAGGTGAGTGCGGGTTGATTAAGGAAACGGCAGGGGGTTTTGTGCAAAAGTGTGTGCGCTGACCGGTCCAGCCACCTGGCTGCCAATTGTCGAGTTGTGATTGGCCTGGGACTAAATCATCACATGATGTGCAAGTTAGGGTAGGGTGGAGTCGAGTTTTACAAGTTTGGGACTAAATCATCACATTTCTGTGCGTACCTCGGTGCTATTACCTCGGGGAAGTGGCATCTTTGATATGCATGGGGTCACAGGCTGACGCGACTGATTAATGGTGCTTGGGCATGTATACTGGACGTCTGGACCAGTGACTGGCTGGTAGAGTGGTTGCAAGCCTGCTACACCCCGATGCGTGaaatgatgtatgtcttgtcagTGCATGGAGCCGGGCGACACGTACGCGCGCAGGGCCTGGGTCGACCATGTTCAGCAGCAGATAGCAGTAGCTCGTGTACTGcagtattttgttttgtttctgtGCGTACACGAGTGTGAGGCGACAGGCCGTCTGTCGGTGTAGATCGGTGGTGCTTTGTGGTTTCATTTTAGAGATTCTCTCTTTTCCCTTTTGGGGGAGGGGAAGGGAATGGATCCATGCATTCTGGCGGTGATAGATGTGCATCTTATCAGGATGGATGGGTTGATACTTTGGACGGTTGCTCAGTAGAGGTTAATGGATCGAGTCAAGTTGCAGGGACTTTGTGCTTGGGGAAAACGAGAGAAAACAATAGTAATGATCTAAGACAAGGAGAAAACCTCTAGCTAGGTGCTGCCTCTTTGGTTCTTATTACTATAGCTCACATAGTAGCAATTTGCAACGGGTCCAATTTCAAGTTAAGAAGTTGATAACGCAGTTGACGTTCGTATTTAATCTATGGTAAACAGGTAGTAATCACGTGCAGCAAGTGTACTGAATCAACGGGGAGCAGAGGCATCAGCAGCAAGTGTGCCGAGTAACTACCGAATgcgagtatttaacaaaaaactatcACAATTCATGAAAACGTGTCCAGAAACTATCACTTTACAAATTTGTGCCGAATACAACCATTTTTTCTCTAATCTTTGACTAAAAACTACCATGTCTGTAAATCGACCCATTCGTCCATTTTAAACGCACTTATGACAGGCCTGGCCCGCATGTAAGTGCTGTCATCGTTAGTCCACTGCCCAGCCGGCCTATCcactcccccgccgccgccgccattaACTGATGTCCGGGCCGGTGAAGCACGAGCACGCCGGCGTGTGGGCCGAGGCCGCTGGGTCAGCTCGGAGCGGTGGAGGCCGACGTGCGCATGGGTAGCAGCGGCGCCGGACGCGACGGGCGCACACAGGCGTGCGGGCCGAGGCCGCTGGGTCAGCTCGGAGCTCCGAGTGGCGGAGG
This genomic window contains:
- the LOC141022990 gene encoding probable disease resistance protein At1g63360 yields the protein MWLLIKIIYHMITFKGAIAKLEEAAARAHGRPARLDRLRSACRHLRGVDSHLTRMHDFLESDVPGDDRLGVWGRRGAGKTSLLTPLRQPSPYHALFDRVLYLEVGSRWSVTDVQLGICCTCLGCSYGVMSSADDRSRACLILAELSRKSFLLLIDGPLEAPVDLAAVGPSTPLGKGRRRQKVVVSTRSPDMCAPRTTSSRSGAWGKTTRGASSETALGIKSSRVGPIKGIELERT